Proteins encoded together in one uncultured Desulfosarcina sp. window:
- a CDS encoding TetR/AcrR family transcriptional regulator — protein sequence MRKNKNAALRKPDILESYYQVLIQEGLEGASIGKIADLIGIHPSLIIHYFKNKENLKLELVDLLIEKYESPAMLDFDHIGDAEAHFNALMDVIFSLKWSRTVEPSVHFAFFYLSLRDEKILDRFKVMFKWLRDYLSRKLAYFDRAGVVRVDNPDRAAEYIVTMMEGLEFHNQFLADGEPFEAFSQIAKKSLISVLKNGDL from the coding sequence ATGCGAAAAAATAAAAACGCGGCACTCCGAAAACCGGATATTCTCGAAAGCTATTATCAGGTCCTTATCCAGGAGGGGCTCGAAGGTGCCTCCATCGGCAAGATTGCCGACCTGATTGGCATCCACCCCAGTCTGATCATTCACTATTTTAAAAACAAAGAGAACCTCAAGCTGGAGCTGGTGGATCTGCTGATCGAAAAATACGAATCGCCGGCAATGCTCGACTTTGACCATATCGGAGATGCCGAGGCCCATTTCAACGCACTGATGGATGTTATTTTTTCGCTCAAATGGAGCCGAACCGTAGAGCCCAGCGTTCACTTCGCATTCTTTTACCTCAGCCTGCGGGACGAAAAAATCCTTGATCGATTCAAGGTCATGTTCAAATGGCTGCGGGACTATCTCAGCCGCAAGCTGGCTTATTTCGATAGAGCAGGCGTCGTACGGGTAGACAATCCCGACCGGGCCGCCGAATATATCGTGACGATGATGGAAGGGCTTGAATTCCACAACCAGTTTCTCGCCGATGGAGAACCGTTCGAGGCATTCTCCCAGATAGCAAAAAAGTCCCTGATCAGTGTTCTGAAAAATGGGGACTTATAG
- a CDS encoding aminotransferase class III-fold pyridoxal phosphate-dependent enzyme, translated as MRSYQDALDYSAKWLEIVKRESTSIDEATAKWMSQETKQNFVNHFNAGWVNYRKSMTEAGDYGAIEWRGEGARFYDNFGNEYLDFLGGYGALDLGWSHPEVVEAVRAQALRSGIPSQELMDPLRGVLAKLMSHITPGDIDHSFFVASGTEAVEGALKIARLHTRRHSFISTVKAFHGKTSGSLSVMGKKDFRAPLQPYGAQIFFVPFGDADALEQQLEICESVGIDIAGFVAEPIQGEAGAIIPSDDYWPRVREICDRFGILMICDEVQTGLGRTGALWGVDHWNVKPDIMMAAKSLGGGVMPVGCFMGSGKIWKAFEEPNPFMHTTTTGGNPMACAAAIATIQVTLRDNLPQRAAELGDYFIGQLNQMSEAFPGIYEKITGKGLLIGQHFIDDEIGYKVAAGLFRRNVLVAGTLVNAKAIRFEPPLVVTREEIDEVLNRLQDTLKSVSKTA; from the coding sequence ATGCGCAGTTATCAGGACGCACTTGACTATTCCGCCAAATGGTTGGAAATCGTCAAGCGGGAATCCACATCGATCGACGAAGCAACTGCCAAATGGATGTCGCAGGAAACCAAACAGAATTTTGTCAACCATTTCAATGCAGGATGGGTCAATTACCGAAAATCGATGACCGAAGCTGGCGATTACGGCGCCATTGAATGGCGCGGCGAAGGGGCGCGTTTTTACGATAACTTCGGCAACGAATATCTTGATTTTCTGGGTGGCTATGGCGCACTCGATTTGGGCTGGTCTCACCCCGAGGTGGTCGAAGCGGTGCGGGCCCAGGCTCTTCGCTCGGGCATCCCCAGCCAGGAACTGATGGACCCCTTACGCGGAGTGCTTGCCAAGCTGATGAGCCACATCACCCCAGGCGACATCGACCATTCCTTTTTTGTTGCCAGCGGTACGGAAGCGGTTGAAGGAGCGTTGAAAATCGCCCGACTGCACACGCGCAGGCATAGCTTTATTTCCACCGTCAAGGCATTCCACGGCAAGACCTCCGGATCCCTGAGCGTCATGGGCAAAAAGGATTTTCGCGCGCCCTTGCAGCCCTATGGGGCCCAAATTTTCTTTGTCCCCTTTGGCGATGCCGATGCCCTGGAGCAGCAGCTTGAAATCTGCGAATCTGTGGGCATCGATATCGCCGGTTTCGTTGCCGAACCGATCCAGGGCGAAGCCGGTGCCATTATCCCTTCGGATGACTATTGGCCGCGGGTTCGTGAAATCTGTGACAGATTCGGCATCTTGATGATCTGCGATGAGGTCCAGACCGGTCTTGGCCGAACCGGCGCCCTGTGGGGCGTGGATCACTGGAACGTAAAACCGGACATCATGATGGCCGCCAAATCGTTGGGCGGCGGGGTAATGCCCGTCGGCTGTTTCATGGGCAGCGGCAAAATCTGGAAGGCCTTCGAAGAACCCAATCCCTTCATGCACACCACCACCACCGGCGGCAATCCCATGGCCTGCGCCGCCGCCATCGCCACCATCCAGGTGACCCTGCGCGACAACCTGCCCCAGCGAGCGGCGGAACTGGGGGATTATTTCATCGGACAACTCAACCAGATGTCCGAGGCGTTCCCGGGGATATACGAAAAAATTACCGGCAAAGGTCTGCTGATCGGCCAGCATTTCATCGACGACGAAATTGGCTACAAAGTTGCCGCCGGGCTGTTCCGGCGCAATGTGCTGGTTGCCGGAACCCTGGTCAATGCCAAGGCCATCCGCTTCGAACCGCCGTTGGTCGTTACCCGGGAAGAAATCGACGAAGTTCTCAACCGATTGCAGGACACATTGAAATCGGTTTCA